The following are encoded in a window of Acropora muricata isolate sample 2 chromosome 6, ASM3666990v1, whole genome shotgun sequence genomic DNA:
- the LOC136918872 gene encoding IQ domain-containing protein K-like yields the protein MFAAPCSPSSSIFSEMLELNAARSSTKRGNSEEEGLSVGSFDASKSSPVFFGRYGHKLSEFAAEVHEGDDGASTRSSVFFEFDPSVNHPATFGHVLLDRKPAPPKQESPPLPHPKECSPREYLEAYVFPVLLPALEQMLIAAKENKVFERRRTKFNACDFLTEYLFRNNPKFRDRAHIPLEDIPFVQAILAENPRPPLPLSLLLSDEQAAIIIQSFYRGYLVRKQPEVQELREYQREMRSESVDIFYKVEDFWKKHAIEDEEGETNKS from the exons ATGTTTGCTGCTCCTTGTAGCCCGTCATCGTCCATCTTTAGCGAGATGCTGGAGCTGAATGCGGCAAGATCTAGTACTAAGCGAGGCAATTCAGAGGAGGAGGGGCTCTCGGTGGGAAGTTTCGACGCTTCAAAAAGTTCGCCTGTATTTTTTGGTCGTTATGGTCATAAACTCTCCGAATTTGCAGCAGAAGTTCACGAGGGCGATGATGGTGCTTCAACCAGATCTTCAGTCTTTTTCGAGTTTGATCCATCTGTAAATCACCCAGCGACGTTTGGTCATGTTTTACTGGATAGGAAACCAGCACCTCCGAAACAAGAATCACCACCTCTTCCTCATCCAAAAGAGT GCAGTCCAAGAGAATATCTTGAAGCTTATGTATTTCCAGTTCTGTTACCAGCCCTGGAGCAGATGCTCATAGCTGCTAAAGAAAATAAAGTCTTTGAG AGAAGAAGAACAAAGTTCAATGCATGTGATTTCCTGACAGAATACTTGTTCAG AAACAACCCCAAGTTCAGGGATAGAGCACACATTCCTTTGGAAGACATTCCTTTTGTACAAGCAATACTAGCAGAGAA tcCTCGTCCGCCACTGCCGTTGTCATTGCTTCTGAGCGACGAGCAAGCTGCCATCATTATCCAGTCGTTTTACCGAGGATACCTG GTTCGGAAACAACCCGAAGTACAGGAACTGAGAGAGTACCAAAGAGAAATGAGATCT GAATCTGTTGATATTTTTTACAAAGTGGAAGACTTTTGGAAGAAACACGCGATCGAAGACGAGGAAGGAGAAACAAATAAGTCTTGa